The Populus alba chromosome 6, ASM523922v2, whole genome shotgun sequence genome contains a region encoding:
- the LOC118043811 gene encoding RING-H2 finger protein ATL70 translates to MNSTAGDSGFLSSNNIGGFGYGIGISIGILLLITTITLTSYFCTRNQLASVPIQARNVADQQLNLQNFVVDIGLDEATLNSYPTLLYSEAKLHKTGSTAICCSICLADYKNTDKLRLLPDCGHLFHLRCVDPWLRLHPTCPICRTSPLPSPLATPLAEVVPLASRRD, encoded by the coding sequence ATGAACAGCACAGCAGGTGATTCTGGATTTCTTAGCTCTAACAACATTGGTGGATTTGGCTATGGCATCGGTATCTCTATTGGAATCCTGCTGCTGATTACAACAATCACTTTGACTTCCTATTTTTGCACGCGAAACCAACTGGCATCGGTGCCCATCCAAGCAAGAAACGTTGCAGATCAGCAGCTGAACCTGCAGAACTTTGTCGTCGATATAGGGCTTGATGAGGCCACTCTAAATAGCTATCCTACACTGCTGTATTCGGAGGCCAAGCTACACAAGACAGGCTCCACTGCTATATGCTGCTCCATATGTTTGGCAGATTACAAGAACACTGATAAGCTCCGGTTGCTGCCTGATTGCGGGCATCTCTTTCACCTCAGATGCGTTGACCCGTGGTTGAGGCTGCACCCAACTTGTCCGATCTGTAGAACATCTCCATTGCCTTCACCTCTAGCGACCCCTCTGGCTGAGGTGGTTCCACTGGCAAGCAGGCGGGATTGA
- the LOC118043809 gene encoding uncharacterized protein has translation MTTLTRELKPLLLFLVTITSSTLLPVQPDDTNHVYTPCADTTVQVSDGFTLSIAFSSSKAFFFNSTLQLSPCDSRLSLTSQNSQISVFRPKVDEISLLTINTSSFSPGDYGGYMVAFAGRKYAARSLPAFVANSTYTVTSFTLVLEFKKGRLQNLYWKRDGCAQCSGNSKFVCLNNQDCAIGTSSCKKNGGSVDCSLGIQMAFSGTDKHFSALNSWYEVENLRQYSLYGLYSNLKDSLTSQYNNFF, from the exons ATGACAACGTTGACAAGAGAGCTAAAACCTCTCCTTTTATTCCTCGTAACAATAACATCATCAACTCTATTGCCTGTACAACCAGACGACACGAACCATGTCTACACACCCTGTGCAGACACCACTGTACAGGTATCAGATGGCTTCACTTTATCTATCGCTTTTTCGTCGAGTAAGGCTTTCTTCTTCAACAGTACCCTACAGTTGTCTCCCTGTGACAGCAGACTTTCTCTTACTAGCCAGAATTCTCAGATCTCAGTTTTTAGACCTAAAGTCGATGAGATCTCTCTCCTCACCATCAACACCTCATCCTTCTCTCCG GGCGATTATGGTGGGTATATGGTTGCATTTGCCGGTCGAAAATATGCTGCAAGGTCTCTCCCTGCTTTTGTTGCAAACAGTACATACACTGTGACAAGCTTCACCCTG GTGCTTGAGTTTAAGAAGGGAAGGCTACAGAACTTATATTGGAAAAGGGATGGCTGCGCTCAATGTTCAGGAAACTCAAAATTTGTCTGCCTCAACAATCAGGACTGTGCAATCGGAACATCCAGTTGCAAAAAAAACGGAGGTAGTGTTGATTGCAGCCTTGGGATACAAATGGCATTCTCTGGCACAGACAAACACTTTTCTGCTCTAAACTCATGGTACGAAGTGGAAAACCTTCGACAGTACTCGCTTTACGGTCTTTACTCAAATCTCAAGGATTCTCTCACCAGTCAGTATAACAACTTCTTCTAA